From Caulobacter segnis, a single genomic window includes:
- a CDS encoding NfeD family protein: MDAVGGFYALHPFWVWLAVAAVFLAVEVSTGTGWLLWPAASAFVVGLIAQLVHPGLLVELGLFAGLTIASTLLAKRYLRPVLEPKNPDLNDPLQRLVGQRGQVLAAFEQGRGRVFVDGKDWAAESDEPGPAVSQEVVVTAVDGAVLKVRAIPS; the protein is encoded by the coding sequence ATGGACGCCGTGGGCGGCTTCTACGCCTTGCATCCGTTCTGGGTATGGCTAGCGGTCGCGGCCGTCTTCCTGGCCGTCGAGGTCTCGACCGGCACGGGCTGGCTGCTGTGGCCGGCCGCCAGCGCCTTCGTGGTCGGGCTGATCGCCCAGCTGGTCCATCCGGGCCTGCTGGTCGAACTGGGCCTGTTCGCGGGCCTGACCATCGCCTCGACCCTGCTGGCCAAGCGCTATCTGCGGCCGGTGCTGGAGCCGAAGAACCCCGACCTCAACGATCCGCTGCAGCGGCTGGTCGGCCAGCGCGGCCAGGTGCTGGCGGCCTTCGAGCAGGGCCGTGGCCGGGTCTTCGTCGACGGCAAGGACTGGGCGGCCGAGAGCGACGAGCCGGGCCCCGCCGTCAGCCAGGAGGTGGTCGTCACCGCCGTCGACGGGGCGGTGCTGAAGGTGCGCGCGATCCCGTCGTGA
- a CDS encoding rhodanese-like domain-containing protein, with product MSFVSEIPAAASEVAVAHFAARLSLETDCADVAAAMKAGQVDFVLLHVVGSPEAYARRHVPGAIHLRHVDMTAARIAQWPADTLFVVYCAGPHCNGADRAALKLARLGRPVKLMIGGITGWADEGLAFATGAEPGVLAA from the coding sequence ATGAGCTTCGTGTCCGAGATCCCCGCCGCCGCGTCCGAGGTCGCCGTCGCCCACTTCGCCGCCCGCCTGTCGCTGGAGACCGACTGCGCCGACGTCGCCGCCGCCATGAAGGCGGGTCAGGTCGATTTCGTCCTGCTGCACGTCGTCGGCTCGCCCGAAGCCTATGCCCGCCGCCACGTGCCCGGCGCGATCCACCTGCGTCACGTCGACATGACCGCCGCACGTATAGCGCAATGGCCGGCCGACACCTTGTTCGTCGTCTACTGCGCCGGTCCGCACTGCAACGGCGCCGACCGCGCGGCGCTGAAGCTGGCCCGGCTGGGCCGGCCGGTGAAGCTGATGATCGGCGGGATCACCGGCTGGGCGGACGAGGGCCTGGCTTTCGCTACCGGCGCCGAGCCGGGTGTGCTGGCCGCCTAG
- a CDS encoding NAD(P)H-dependent flavin oxidoreductase, which translates to MGLRTPLCDLLDIEHPILLAGMGGVSYAPLAAAVSNAGGYGVLGMAGTSPDFIRDQMREVRTLTDRPFGVDLLAATPDALTASVEVIIAEGASSFIAGLGVPLPIIERLKTAGLKVMVVCGAVKHAVKAEQAGCDAVICQGGEGGGHTGLVGTLPLVAQAVEAVKIPVVAAGGLYDGRGLAAALALGAQGVWMGTRFIASREAHAGDLYRQAVVEAADEDTVRTRCYSGKPMRVRKNPYVDDWESRPADIQPFPQQAMVSIGNGAMGGIGGQIEGLDPDKSCFAMGQSAGGIRDVPPAGDIVARLVRDAEAALDRASACRT; encoded by the coding sequence ATGGGCCTGCGCACGCCGCTCTGCGATCTTCTGGACATCGAGCACCCGATCCTGCTGGCCGGCATGGGCGGGGTGTCGTACGCGCCGCTGGCGGCGGCGGTGTCGAACGCCGGCGGCTACGGCGTGTTGGGCATGGCCGGGACCTCGCCGGACTTCATCCGCGACCAGATGCGCGAGGTCAGAACGCTCACCGACAGGCCGTTCGGCGTCGACCTGCTGGCCGCCACGCCCGACGCCTTGACCGCCAGCGTCGAGGTCATCATCGCCGAGGGCGCGTCCTCCTTCATCGCCGGCCTGGGTGTGCCCCTGCCAATCATCGAACGGCTGAAGACGGCCGGCCTCAAGGTCATGGTCGTCTGTGGCGCGGTGAAGCATGCCGTGAAGGCCGAGCAGGCCGGCTGCGATGCGGTCATCTGCCAGGGCGGCGAAGGCGGCGGCCACACGGGGCTGGTCGGAACCCTGCCGCTGGTCGCCCAGGCGGTGGAGGCGGTGAAGATCCCGGTCGTCGCGGCCGGCGGGCTCTATGATGGCCGAGGCCTGGCGGCGGCCCTGGCCCTGGGCGCCCAGGGCGTCTGGATGGGCACCCGCTTCATCGCCTCGCGCGAGGCGCACGCGGGAGACCTCTACCGCCAGGCGGTGGTCGAGGCGGCCGACGAGGACACCGTCCGCACCCGCTGCTATTCGGGCAAGCCGATGCGGGTGCGCAAGAACCCCTATGTCGACGACTGGGAGAGCCGGCCGGCCGACATCCAGCCGTTCCCGCAACAGGCCATGGTCTCGATCGGGAACGGAGCGATGGGCGGTATCGGCGGCCAGATCGAGGGCCTGGATCCCGACAAGTCCTGCTTCGCCATGGGCCAGAGCGCCGGCGGAATTCGCGACGTGCCGCCGGCTGGCGACATCGTGGCGCGACTCGTCCGTGACGCGGAGGCGGCGCTGGACCGGGCCAGCGCCTGTCGGACCTAG
- a CDS encoding Crp/Fnr family transcriptional regulator, producing the protein MTAFARIVRSAIEGDAAPPYATNRLLAALRPDTLTELSQFLVLVDLPLDAVLFDAGDDVEHTYLPCGPTQVSLLVVTSDGQEIEAASIGFEGAIGGVVSAGFKPAYGRAVVRVPGRAFCIPTARLEDIKTRQPAVADLFDRAADVFIAQMMQVAACNALHPIEQRACRWLLFAHDRSGDEPIRLTQETLAQMLGVQRTTISAVARVLQDAGVIDIGRGKVTVLDRPALEKRACECHEAVENHFRRVLPKAEG; encoded by the coding sequence ATGACCGCGTTCGCCCGCATCGTCCGCAGCGCCATCGAGGGCGACGCGGCCCCGCCCTACGCCACCAACCGCCTGCTGGCGGCCCTGCGGCCCGACACCCTGACCGAGCTGTCGCAGTTTCTCGTGCTGGTCGACCTGCCGCTGGACGCCGTGCTGTTCGACGCCGGCGACGACGTCGAACACACCTATCTGCCCTGCGGCCCCACCCAGGTGTCGCTGCTGGTGGTCACGTCGGACGGCCAGGAGATCGAGGCGGCCAGCATCGGCTTCGAGGGCGCGATCGGCGGGGTGGTCAGCGCCGGCTTCAAGCCCGCCTATGGCCGCGCCGTGGTCCGGGTGCCAGGCCGCGCGTTCTGCATCCCCACGGCGAGACTCGAGGACATCAAGACCCGTCAGCCCGCCGTGGCCGACCTGTTCGATCGCGCCGCCGACGTGTTCATCGCCCAGATGATGCAGGTCGCCGCCTGCAACGCCCTGCACCCGATCGAGCAGCGCGCCTGCCGCTGGCTGCTGTTCGCCCACGATCGCTCGGGCGACGAGCCGATCCGCCTGACCCAGGAAACCCTGGCCCAGATGCTGGGCGTGCAGCGCACCACGATCAGCGCCGTCGCCCGCGTCCTGCAGGACGCCGGCGTCATCGACATCGGTCGCGGCAAGGTCACGGTGCTGGACCGCCCGGCCCTGGAAAAACGCGCCTGCGAATGCCACGAGGCGGTCGAAAACCACTTCCGCCGGGTGCTGCCGAAGGCGGAAGGCTAG
- a CDS encoding ABC transporter ATP-binding protein yields the protein MVAFRGDGVTSIISVQGLTKTYASGHQALKTIDLDIRKGEIFALLGPNGAGKTTLISIICGIVNPSQGLVLADGHDVVKDYRAARSKIGLVPQELNTDAFETVWATVSFSRGLFGKPRNDALIEKILRDLSLWDKKDSKIMALSGGMKRRVMIAKALSHEPTILFLDEPTAGVDVELRRDMWEMVRQLRESGVTIILTTHYIEEAEEMADRIGVINRGEIILVEDKTVLMRKLGKKQLTVHLKEPLAALPAALSDPHLALANEGVDLVYTFDAQAEDTGIADLLKRLGQHGVEFKDLKTDQSSLEDIFVSLVRAPQ from the coding sequence ATCGTCGCGTTTAGGGGAGACGGCGTGACTTCCATCATATCGGTACAGGGTCTGACCAAGACCTATGCGTCGGGGCATCAGGCCCTCAAGACGATCGACCTGGACATCCGCAAGGGCGAGATCTTCGCCCTGCTGGGTCCGAACGGGGCGGGCAAAACCACCCTGATCAGCATCATCTGCGGGATCGTGAACCCCAGCCAGGGCCTGGTCCTGGCCGACGGCCACGACGTGGTGAAGGACTACCGCGCCGCCCGGAGCAAGATCGGGCTGGTGCCGCAGGAGCTGAACACCGACGCCTTCGAGACGGTGTGGGCCACGGTCAGCTTCTCGCGCGGCCTGTTCGGCAAGCCGCGCAACGACGCCCTGATCGAGAAGATCCTTCGCGACCTGTCCCTGTGGGACAAGAAGGACAGCAAGATCATGGCGCTGTCGGGCGGCATGAAGCGCCGGGTGATGATCGCCAAGGCGCTGAGCCACGAGCCGACCATCCTGTTCCTGGACGAGCCCACCGCCGGTGTCGACGTCGAGCTGCGCCGCGACATGTGGGAGATGGTCCGCCAGCTGCGCGAAAGCGGCGTCACCATCATCCTGACCACCCACTATATCGAGGAGGCCGAGGAAATGGCCGACCGGATCGGGGTGATCAACCGCGGCGAGATCATCCTCGTCGAGGACAAGACCGTCCTGATGCGCAAGCTGGGCAAGAAGCAGCTGACCGTGCACCTGAAGGAGCCGCTGGCCGCGCTGCCGGCCGCCTTGTCCGACCCGCACCTGGCCCTGGCCAACGAGGGCGTCGACCTCGTCTACACCTTCGACGCCCAGGCCGAGGACACCGGCATCGCCGACCTGCTCAAGCGCCTCGGCCAGCACGGCGTCGAGTTCAAGGACCTGAAGACCGACCAGAGCTCGCTGGAAGACATCTTCGTCAGCCTGGTGAGGGCCCCGCAATGA
- the ftrA gene encoding transcriptional regulator FtrA, translated as MPNDPSSGPPRVVALAYDGLCTFEYGVAVELFALPRPEMGPDWYRFATAAVEPGDLKGLGGVRVVGDGGLELLDGASVIVAPGWRGLDAPVPALLLDALRAAHARGARLMSICSGVFVLAATGLLDGRRATTHWRYADALRQRHPEIQVQPDVLYVDEGDLLTSAGSAAGIDLGLHLIRRDFGPEAANAVARRLVVPPHRDGGQAQFVQRPVPVAHEASRLGPVLDSMRADLAGTHTIKALASATGMSERTFLRRFEAATGDTPARWLLAERLNRARDLLETSSAGIEQVAEAVGLGAAALRHHFRRQFSTTPGAYRARFART; from the coding sequence ATGCCAAACGATCCCTCCTCCGGGCCGCCGCGCGTCGTCGCCCTGGCCTATGACGGGCTCTGCACCTTCGAATACGGGGTGGCAGTCGAGCTGTTCGCCCTGCCCCGGCCCGAGATGGGGCCGGACTGGTACCGTTTCGCCACCGCCGCCGTGGAGCCGGGCGACCTGAAAGGCCTGGGCGGCGTGCGCGTCGTCGGCGACGGCGGGTTGGAGTTGCTGGACGGGGCCAGCGTGATCGTCGCGCCCGGCTGGCGCGGCCTGGACGCGCCCGTTCCCGCGCTGCTCCTCGACGCCCTGCGCGCGGCCCACGCCCGAGGAGCGCGGCTGATGTCGATCTGCTCCGGCGTCTTCGTGCTGGCGGCCACGGGCCTGCTGGACGGTCGGCGGGCCACCACGCACTGGCGCTACGCCGACGCGCTGCGCCAGCGTCATCCCGAGATCCAAGTTCAACCGGACGTGCTCTATGTCGACGAGGGCGACCTGTTGACCTCGGCCGGCAGCGCGGCGGGCATCGACCTGGGCTTGCACCTGATCCGCCGCGACTTCGGGCCCGAGGCAGCCAACGCCGTCGCGCGGCGCCTGGTCGTGCCGCCGCATCGCGACGGCGGCCAGGCCCAGTTCGTCCAACGGCCAGTACCCGTGGCGCACGAGGCTTCGCGCCTGGGGCCTGTGCTTGACAGCATGCGCGCCGACCTCGCGGGGACTCACACCATCAAGGCCCTGGCCTCCGCGACGGGCATGAGTGAGCGGACCTTTCTGCGGCGGTTCGAGGCCGCCACCGGCGACACCCCCGCCCGCTGGCTACTGGCCGAGCGGCTGAACCGGGCGCGGGACCTGCTGGAAACCTCGTCGGCCGGGATCGAGCAGGTCGCCGAAGCCGTCGGCCTGGGCGCCGCGGCGCTGCGCCATCACTTTCGCCGCCAGTTCTCGACCACGCCCGGCGCCTATCGCGCCCGGTTCGCCAGAACCTGA
- a CDS encoding TIGR02301 family protein has translation MSRPFLLGVVLAALVAAPVLAQERDAAGRQLLLDLASALGESHALRQVCQGEADQYWRARMARVAEVEQADEAFDAQLRDRFNAGFAARRGQYPTCDEESRKAEQQAAHRGQALALKLSQTMRQVRKAPDSVAEGETPR, from the coding sequence ATGTCGCGTCCGTTCCTCCTTGGCGTCGTCCTGGCCGCCCTCGTCGCCGCGCCCGTCCTGGCCCAGGAGCGGGACGCGGCCGGACGCCAGCTGCTGCTGGATCTGGCCAGTGCGCTGGGCGAAAGCCACGCCCTGCGCCAGGTCTGCCAGGGCGAGGCCGACCAGTACTGGCGAGCGCGCATGGCGCGGGTGGCCGAGGTCGAGCAGGCCGACGAGGCCTTCGACGCCCAGCTGCGTGATCGGTTCAACGCCGGCTTCGCCGCGCGTCGGGGGCAGTACCCCACCTGCGACGAGGAGAGCCGCAAGGCCGAACAGCAGGCGGCCCACCGGGGCCAGGCCCTGGCCCTGAAGCTCTCCCAGACCATGCGCCAGGTTCGCAAGGCTCCGGATTCCGTGGCGGAGGGCGAGACGCCGCGCTAA
- a CDS encoding ABC transporter permease, whose product MNLYAIKAIYRFEMARWFRTLLQSILAPVISTSLYFVVFGSAIGSRMQSIDGVSYGAFIIPGLIMLSLLSESISNASFGIYMPKWAGTIYELLSAPVSWVETVMGYVGAAATKSICLGLLILATARIFVPFEIAHPFVMLLFLVLTAVTFSLFGFVIGVWADNFQKLQIVPALIVTPLTFLGGSFYSIKMLPPVWQKITLFNPVVYLISGFRWAFYGQSDVGVGVSLGMTAVFLAVCLTAVWWIFKTGYRLKV is encoded by the coding sequence ATGAACCTGTATGCGATCAAGGCCATCTACCGCTTCGAGATGGCGCGGTGGTTCCGCACCCTGCTGCAGAGCATCCTGGCGCCGGTCATCTCGACCAGCCTCTATTTCGTGGTGTTCGGCTCGGCGATCGGCTCGCGCATGCAGTCGATCGACGGCGTCAGCTATGGCGCCTTCATCATCCCGGGTCTGATCATGCTGTCGCTGCTCAGCGAGAGCATCTCCAACGCCTCGTTCGGCATCTACATGCCCAAGTGGGCCGGGACGATCTACGAACTGCTGTCGGCCCCGGTGTCGTGGGTCGAGACGGTGATGGGCTATGTCGGGGCGGCGGCGACCAAGTCGATCTGCCTGGGTTTGCTGATCCTGGCCACGGCCCGGATCTTCGTGCCGTTCGAGATCGCCCACCCGTTCGTGATGCTGCTGTTCCTGGTGCTGACGGCGGTGACCTTCAGCCTGTTCGGCTTCGTGATCGGCGTCTGGGCCGACAACTTCCAGAAGCTGCAGATCGTGCCGGCCCTGATCGTCACGCCGCTGACCTTCCTGGGCGGCAGCTTCTACTCGATCAAGATGCTGCCGCCGGTCTGGCAGAAGATCACCCTGTTCAACCCGGTGGTCTATCTGATCAGTGGCTTCCGCTGGGCCTTCTACGGCCAGTCGGACGTGGGTGTCGGCGTCAGCCTGGGCATGACCGCCGTGTTCCTGGCCGTCTGCCTGACGGCCGTCTGGTGGATCTTCAAGACGGGCTATCGGCTGAAGGTCTAG
- the rnhA gene encoding ribonuclease HI: protein MTPKVTIYTDGACKGNPGPGGWGAILFYGDKKKEICGGEPGTTNNRMELMAAIQALELLNRPCKVELHTDSQYVMKGIQEWIRGWKARGWKTADKSPVKNDDLWKRLDAARERHDVDWRWVKGHAGHPLNERADALANEGLRKANPRFV, encoded by the coding sequence ATGACGCCCAAGGTCACGATCTACACCGACGGCGCCTGCAAGGGGAATCCGGGGCCGGGCGGCTGGGGCGCCATCCTGTTCTACGGCGACAAGAAGAAGGAAATCTGCGGCGGCGAGCCGGGGACGACCAACAACCGCATGGAGCTGATGGCCGCCATCCAGGCGCTGGAGCTGCTGAACCGGCCGTGCAAGGTCGAACTGCACACCGACAGCCAGTACGTCATGAAGGGCATCCAGGAGTGGATCCGGGGCTGGAAGGCGCGCGGCTGGAAGACGGCCGACAAGAGCCCGGTCAAGAACGACGACCTCTGGAAGCGGCTCGACGCCGCGCGCGAGCGGCACGACGTCGACTGGCGCTGGGTCAAGGGCCACGCCGGCCATCCGCTGAACGAACGCGCCGACGCCCTGGCCAACGAGGGCCTGCGCAAGGCCAATCCGCGCTTCGTCTAG
- a CDS encoding winged helix-turn-helix transcriptional regulator, producing the protein MKENCTPSIPASHEKLALSEKMARGDLLAPGCPSREVLRHVTSSWGVLVLISLEGRTRRFSELRRAIGGVSERMLAQTLQQLEGDGFVRRVAYKVVPPHVEYSLTPLGAEVAEKVRGLADWIELNLDRILPHWENAPVA; encoded by the coding sequence ATGAAAGAAAATTGCACCCCTTCGATCCCCGCGTCGCACGAGAAGCTGGCCCTGTCCGAGAAGATGGCGCGTGGCGATCTTCTGGCGCCGGGCTGTCCGTCGCGGGAAGTGCTTCGGCACGTGACCAGCAGCTGGGGCGTCCTGGTGCTGATCTCGCTGGAGGGCCGCACGCGCCGCTTCTCAGAGCTGCGGCGCGCGATCGGCGGCGTCAGCGAGCGCATGCTGGCCCAGACCCTGCAGCAGCTGGAGGGGGACGGCTTCGTCCGGCGGGTGGCCTACAAGGTCGTGCCGCCGCACGTGGAATACAGCCTGACGCCGCTGGGGGCCGAGGTCGCCGAGAAGGTGCGGGGCCTGGCGGACTGGATCGAGCTCAACCTCGACCGGATCCTACCGCACTGGGAGAACGCCCCCGTCGCCTAG
- a CDS encoding SDR family NAD(P)-dependent oxidoreductase — MAYAPFNLSGKVALVTGGNRGIGLGMAKAMAQAGADIVIWGSNPERNLAAETELTNLGVRVKAQTVDVADEDQVREGMEEAVAAMGRVDAVFANAGVGYGSPSFVEMKTEVYRKVLSVNLDGVFFTLREACRHMVERAKAGDPGGSLVGVASLAAIEGAARNEAYAATKGAVISMIKSVAVEHARYGVRANAILPGWIATDMTAGAQANSAFADKVIPRVPARRWGEPDDFGGMAVYLASDASSYHSGTTLVIDGGYSIF; from the coding sequence ATGGCCTACGCGCCGTTCAATCTGTCGGGCAAGGTCGCCCTGGTCACCGGCGGCAATCGCGGCATCGGCTTAGGGATGGCCAAGGCGATGGCCCAGGCCGGGGCCGACATCGTGATCTGGGGCTCCAACCCCGAGCGCAACCTCGCCGCCGAGACCGAACTGACCAACCTGGGCGTCCGCGTGAAGGCCCAGACGGTCGACGTCGCCGACGAGGACCAGGTCCGCGAGGGCATGGAGGAGGCCGTGGCCGCCATGGGCCGGGTCGACGCCGTCTTCGCCAACGCCGGCGTCGGCTATGGCTCGCCCTCGTTCGTCGAGATGAAGACCGAGGTCTATCGCAAGGTGCTGTCGGTCAATCTGGACGGTGTCTTCTTCACCCTGCGCGAGGCCTGCCGCCACATGGTCGAGCGAGCCAAGGCCGGTGATCCGGGCGGCTCGCTGGTCGGCGTCGCCTCGCTGGCCGCCATCGAGGGCGCGGCCCGCAACGAAGCCTATGCCGCCACCAAGGGCGCGGTGATCTCGATGATCAAGTCGGTCGCCGTCGAGCACGCCCGTTACGGCGTGCGCGCCAATGCCATCCTGCCGGGCTGGATCGCCACCGACATGACGGCCGGGGCCCAGGCCAATTCGGCCTTCGCCGACAAGGTCATTCCCCGCGTTCCGGCGCGCCGCTGGGGCGAGCCTGACGACTTCGGTGGCATGGCCGTCTACCTGGCCTCGGACGCGTCCAGCTACCACTCCGGCACCACGCTTGTGATCGACGGCGGATACTCGATTTTCTAG
- a CDS encoding SDR family oxidoreductase — MTIAVTGSTGQLGRLVIEKLKARVPAGEIIALARDPAKAADLVRVADYAKPETLATALAGVDTLLLISSDAVGQRVAQHAAVIDAAKAAGVKRIAYTSILRGDASPLVLADEHKATEALIKASGLTYALLRNGWYTENYTGSLAGAVAAGAMIGASGEGKISAAPREDYAEAAAVVISTPDTESRVYELAGDTAFTRAELAAEVSRQTGKTIPYNDLPEAEYARILESFGLPAPFAAVLAQSDIGAAQGGLFDDSRTLSGLIGRPTTPLATAVAAALAG, encoded by the coding sequence ATGACCATCGCCGTCACCGGATCCACCGGCCAACTGGGCCGCCTTGTCATCGAGAAACTGAAGGCCCGCGTCCCGGCCGGCGAGATCATCGCCCTGGCCCGCGATCCGGCCAAGGCGGCCGACCTGGTCCGCGTCGCCGACTACGCCAAGCCCGAGACCCTGGCGACCGCCCTCGCCGGCGTCGACACCCTGCTGCTGATCTCCAGCGACGCGGTCGGCCAGCGCGTGGCCCAGCACGCCGCCGTGATCGACGCCGCCAAGGCCGCCGGGGTGAAGCGGATCGCCTATACCAGCATCCTGCGCGGCGACGCCTCGCCGCTGGTCCTGGCTGACGAGCACAAGGCCACCGAAGCGCTGATCAAGGCCTCGGGCCTGACCTACGCGCTGCTGCGCAACGGCTGGTACACCGAGAACTACACGGGCTCGCTGGCCGGCGCCGTCGCGGCCGGGGCGATGATCGGCGCCTCGGGCGAGGGCAAGATCTCGGCCGCCCCGCGCGAGGACTACGCCGAGGCCGCCGCCGTGGTGATCTCGACGCCGGACACTGAAAGCCGCGTCTACGAACTGGCCGGCGACACGGCCTTCACGCGCGCCGAGCTGGCCGCCGAGGTCTCGCGCCAGACCGGCAAGACCATCCCGTACAACGACCTGCCCGAGGCCGAGTACGCCCGAATCCTGGAGAGCTTCGGCCTGCCGGCGCCGTTCGCGGCGGTCCTGGCCCAGTCGGACATCGGCGCGGCTCAAGGCGGCCTGTTCGACGACAGCCGGACGCTGTCGGGCCTGATCGGCCGTCCGACCACCCCGCTGGCCACCGCCGTCGCCGCGGCCTTGGCCGGCTGA
- a CDS encoding SPFH domain-containing protein: protein MGGIVVLIFLGFAFVLLFGAIKIVPQGREFTVERFGRYTRTLKPGISFLTPFFETIGRKVNMMEQVLEVPQQEVITKDNVSVKVDAIVFIQVMDAAAAAYRVDNLIYAITQLAQTNLRTVVGSLELDEVLSQRDQINTRLLSTIDHATGPWGVKVARIEIKDLTPPPDITNAMARQMKAEREKRAVITEAEGEKQSAITRAEGSKQSAILQAEGRREAAFRDAEAREREAEAEAKATAFVSEAISKGDVNAINYFIAQKYVEAFGELARSPQQKTVIVPADFAGLTGTVAGVSELIKSLGAEAPRSSPPSRPAAGASSGASTATPTGGKRGA, encoded by the coding sequence TTGGGCGGCATCGTCGTTCTGATTTTCCTGGGCTTCGCGTTCGTGCTGCTGTTTGGCGCGATCAAGATCGTCCCCCAGGGACGCGAATTCACCGTCGAGCGCTTCGGCCGCTACACGCGGACGCTGAAGCCCGGCATCTCCTTCCTGACGCCGTTCTTCGAAACCATCGGCCGCAAGGTCAACATGATGGAGCAGGTCCTGGAGGTGCCCCAGCAGGAGGTCATCACCAAGGACAACGTCTCGGTGAAGGTCGACGCCATCGTCTTCATCCAGGTGATGGACGCGGCGGCCGCCGCCTATCGGGTCGACAACCTGATCTACGCCATCACCCAGCTGGCTCAGACCAACCTGCGCACCGTCGTCGGCTCGCTGGAGCTGGACGAGGTTCTGTCTCAGCGCGACCAGATCAACACTCGCCTGCTCTCGACCATCGACCACGCTACCGGCCCCTGGGGCGTGAAGGTGGCGCGCATCGAGATCAAGGACCTCACGCCGCCGCCGGACATCACCAACGCCATGGCCCGCCAGATGAAGGCCGAGCGCGAGAAGCGCGCGGTGATCACCGAGGCCGAGGGCGAGAAGCAGTCGGCCATCACCCGCGCCGAGGGCTCCAAGCAGTCGGCGATCCTGCAGGCCGAGGGCCGCCGCGAGGCCGCCTTCCGCGACGCCGAGGCGCGCGAGCGGGAAGCCGAGGCCGAGGCCAAGGCGACCGCCTTCGTCTCGGAAGCCATCTCCAAGGGCGACGTCAACGCCATCAACTACTTCATCGCCCAGAAGTACGTGGAAGCCTTCGGCGAGCTGGCCCGCAGCCCGCAGCAGAAGACGGTCATCGTTCCCGCCGACTTCGCCGGCCTGACCGGCACGGTGGCGGGCGTCAGCGAGCTGATCAAGAGCCTGGGCGCGGAGGCGCCGCGCAGCTCGCCGCCGTCCCGTCCGGCGGCTGGCGCGTCCTCCGGGGCGTCGACCGCGACGCCGACCGGCGGCAAGCGCGGAGCCTGA
- a CDS encoding recombinase family protein, translating into MKLVGYYRVPPVKGIFFSPAQEERLLLLGCAEVFSDRCLASGVVRPGLARALDALEDGGALAVPTFHALGGDMAGLVDAVLKIHARGLNLIVQQPGIDTRTDPGFFETCQMLAGFSRERPMVRAAETALVAKGAKAGGMKGLKAEAPPPPEED; encoded by the coding sequence ATGAAGCTCGTCGGCTACTATCGTGTCCCGCCCGTGAAGGGGATCTTCTTCAGCCCCGCCCAGGAGGAGCGCCTGCTGCTCTTGGGCTGCGCGGAGGTGTTCAGCGACCGGTGCCTGGCGTCCGGCGTTGTCCGCCCCGGCCTGGCGCGGGCCCTGGACGCCCTGGAGGACGGCGGCGCCCTGGCCGTGCCGACCTTCCATGCCTTGGGCGGCGACATGGCCGGCCTGGTCGACGCGGTGTTGAAGATTCACGCGCGCGGCCTGAACCTGATCGTCCAGCAGCCCGGGATCGACACCCGGACCGACCCCGGCTTCTTCGAGACCTGCCAGATGCTGGCCGGCTTCAGCCGCGAGCGTCCGATGGTTCGCGCCGCCGAAACGGCCCTGGTCGCCAAGGGCGCCAAGGCCGGCGGCATGAAGGGGCTGAAGGCCGAGGCGCCTCCGCCCCCCGAGGAAGACTAG